ATTGATTCAAGACATTTTCCGCTACGGGCAGGTTGTGTTTCGAATTCGTCGTCGCCTTGTACTTCTTAACGGTACGGGATCTCAACCCAAGTTCCTTCATGATACGAGCAACGGTCTTCTGAGAGACGTGAATACCTTGTTTTTTCAATGCATACCACACTTTCGGACTGCCGTACAACTGCCTGGAATCAAAGAAAGTTCTGCGAATCCATCGTTCGAGTTTTTTGCGACGTTTGAGGCGTTCGCTTTCCTTGCGTTTCGTCCATTCGTAATAACCGCTTTTGGAAACGCTGAGCAGAGCGCACATCTTCGTGACACGGAACTGGAAGCGGTGATCATGGATGAATGGATAAATCAGCGCCGGTCTTTTGCGAAGTAGTGCATCGCCTTTTTTAGGATGTCGTTCTCCTCTTCTAGATTGCGAATTCGCTTCTGGAGGTCGCGTAAAGCTTTGTCCTCCGGCTTTAGTTGTCCACTACCAGGGAATGCCTGGTTGCCAGCGTTCTTAAATTACGCGATCCAGCGGTAAAGCGTGTTCTCATGCAAGCCCATTTCCCGGGCTACCTGCGCCACCGATTTTCCCTCTTCCTGGATAAGTCTTACGGATTGAAGTTTGAATTCCTTGTCATACTTTTTCGTCATGTCGGACACCTCGATTATGAATGTTTTTATTGTCGCACTCTCAGTTCTCTGTGTCCAATTTAAAGTCTAGCGGCTTGGTCATGGTAGTATTCAGGTTACTTCAGATATTTATGCCCACATCTCCAAGAAATTAGAATCTGACAATATGGAGAGATATGATGATTATATTCAAAACTTACTCCAGTGAAAACTTTGGGGGCATTTTGGGGGCATCATTCAATAAAGATTGAAAAAAAGTACTATGCCCCAAAAAGAAAAACCCTCAACACCAGTAGTGTCAAGGGTTTGAAAGATTAATATAAGGTCATATACTGATCGCGTTCCCATTGGTGCACTTGTGTGCGATACATATCCCACTCAATTTCCTTCAGCTCAATAAAATGAGTGAGGGCATGTTCACCCAAGGCTTCACAAATAACTTCATCCTTAATCAGTTCATCCAGGGCTTGGCGGAGGTCCAAAGGAAGGCTCGGTATTCCTTGATCCTCTCGCTCTTCTTCCGTCATGACATAAATATTGCGGTCAGTTGGAGCAGGAAGAGGAAGTTTCTTCTTGATTCCGTCCAGTCCGGCTTTCAGCATAGCAGCAAGAGCCAGATAAGGGTTGGCGGCAGGATCAGGGTTCCGTACCTCAACACGGGTGCTCAGCCCGCGGGAAGCCGGAATACGAATCATCGGGCTGCGGTTACTATCAGACCATGCCACGTAGCAGGGTGCCTCATACCCGGGCACGAGACGCTTGAAGGAATTGACTGTCGGGTTGGTGATCGCGGCAAATCCTCTTGCGTGTTTCAAAATACCCGCCATATACTGCTTTCCTACCTCACTTAGCCCCAGTTGGTCATCTTCCTTGAAAAAGGCATTTTCCTTCCCTCTGAACAAGGATTGGTTGCAATGCATTCCGGAACCATTGACACCGAAAATCGGTTTTGGCATAAAGGTTGCATGCAGGCCATGCTGCCTTGCTATTGTTTTGACAACAAGCTTAAAGGTCTGGATCTGGTCGGCCGCTTTTACTGCATCCGCGTATTTAAAATCAATTTCGTGCTGCCCAGGGGCAACTTCGTGGTGAGAGGCTTCAATCTCAAACCCCATCTCTTCCAAAGTAAGAACAATCTCACGGCGGCAATTCTCACCAAGATCTGTGGGCGCAAGGTCAAAATATCCTCCCTGGTCGTTAAGCTCCATAGTAGGACGGCCATTGTCGTCTGTTTTAAACAGGAAAAACTCCGGTTCCGGCCCTACATTCATATCCGTAAAGCCCATTTCTTCCGCTTCTTGCAGTGCTCTTTTTAAAATTTGACGGGGGTCCCCCATAAAAGGTGAACCGTCAGGCATATAAATATCACAAATCAGACGTGCCACTTTGTTTTCCGTTACCCACGGGAATACGACCCATGTGTTCAGATCCGGATACAAATACATGTCAGATTCTTCGATGCGCACATAGCCTTCAATGGAAGAGCCGTCAAACATCATTTTGTTATCCAGCGCTTTGGGCAGTTGGCTGACCGGAATTTCCACATTTTTAATGGTCCCAAGCAGATCTGTAAATTGCAGACGAATAAAACGTACGTTCTCCTCTTTCGCAATGCGTAAGATGTCCTCTTTGGTAAAGTTCGCCACGATAGTTCCTCCCCTGATTTAAAAATCTATTTATGATTAATGATAAAATCTGGATAGCTCACCTTGGATGAGGGATACCTGGCCTGGACGCCTAGCACCGACAATTTGTTGTTTCAAAAGCTGACGAAGCTGAGAATCTGTCAGTTCCTTCCGCTTTGTCTCACTAGCCTCATTCAGGTAGGTAGCTTCCTCTGAATCTTTAGATACCGGCAGCAGAACCTGTTTGATTCCGGCGATATTCACGCCTTTCTCAATCAGATCCTTGATCTCCAGGAGACGTTCCACGTCATTGAAGGAGTAAAGTCTCTGATTACCGGAGGTCCGGGCTGGTATCACCAGTTCATGCTGTTCATAGTAACGAATTTGTCTGGCTGTTAAATCAGTCAGCTTCATTACAATACCAATAGGGAATAACGCCATATTTCTGCGAATATCATCACTCATGACTCATCCTCCTCAAAGAAACAACTGGACCGCCTTAAAGACGGTGAGTGTTTCCTGCTGATATAAGACAAGATACGAAAAATCATGTACTCTCTTATACTTGAACATAGTGTACCTTGTTAAGTATTGTATCCTTTATGCAAATATATGTCAAGTTGTGTGAGGAAACTTCACAAGAGTTTGTTATTTTTCATATGCTGCAGAGCTGTCAGAACCCCTAACTTACAATGAGAATAGGTCAGACCGCCCTGCATATATGCCGTATAAGGTTCCCTTATTGGTGCATCGGCCGATAACTCCAGGCTTCCTCCTTGAATAAATGTGCCTGCCGCCATGATCACGGGATGTTCGTAACCGGGCATATCCCACGGTTCCGGCGTGACATGGGCATCTACAGCTGATGCTTTTTGAATGCCCTGTACAAAAGTGATCAAATGTTCCGGACTCGTAAAACGGATTGCCTGAATCAGGTCACTTCTTAATTCCTGGCTAGAAGGATGGGTCAGAAAGCCTAAATCTTCAAAAACAGCAGCGGCAAAAAGCGCCCCTTTCACAGCTTGTCCAACGAGATGGGGGCAAGGAACAAACCTTGGTACATGGTGCGGGTTGTTCCGAGCATGGCACCCACTTCCGACCCGATGCCCGGAGCCGTTAACCGGTTAGCAGCGAGCTCAACTAAATCCGCTCGTCCCGCTACATACCCTCCTGTTGCTGCAATCCCGCCTCCAGGATTCTTAATCAGGGAACCTGCTATAAGATCAGCCCCCACCTCTGTCGGTTCCTGATCCTCCGTAAACTCTCCATAACAATTATCAACAAAAACGATAACATGGGGATTCAGTTTTTTAACAAAACGGATCATTTCTTCAATTTGCCTGATGGTGAAGGCAGGCCTCCAGGCATACCCTTTTGAACGCTGAATGCCTATGACGCGTGTGTGCCCATTTATAGCTCCACGGATGGCCTCCCAATCTGGAGTTCCCCCGGGTGTCAGCTGCACTTCGTTATATAGAACACCCCAGTCCCGCAAGGAACCTGTCCCGTCCTTCTCCTTGCCGATTACCTTGTGTAGAGTATCATAAGGGGCTCCGGTTATATAAAGCAATTCGTCTCCAGGACGAAGCAAGCCAAAAAGAGCCGTTCCTATAGTGTGTGTACCGGAAGCAAAATGGGGTCTTACCAGGGCGGCTTCAGCTCCGAATACTCTGGCGTAAACAAGATCCAGCACTTCCCTGCCCCGGTCATTGTATCCATAGCCGGTAGAAGACGAGAAATGAAAATCACTGACCTGGTTTTCCTGAAAAGCCTCGATTACTTTCCAGGAATTCCGGTCTATTATTTGTTCCACTTGTTTGACTATTGGAGCGATCTTCCTTTCAGCCCGCTCCATCCGTTCCACTAGATCACGATCAAAATTCATGTTTGTTTATACCCTCCCTTATTTATGCCGACACCAAGAACTCTATTGCTTTAGTTCATACTGTTCGAGTCTGTGCCTTACTTTCTGATACTCTTCTTCTTGAATGTGGATGCGAAACTTCATGCTATTTGCTTCCATTCCTTCTTCTTCCACATCACCTATCCGGTAAAGAAGTGAGATAATTCCGCCCTCGGTGGAAGGAATTAAAAACTCTTTACTGTCTCCCATGACGTAATCCTGGATGGTCTGTTTTAATCTTTCGAGGTCACTTTCCTGATAAGCCGAAAGACGAAGGAACTTTCCAGGTGAAGTTAGCATATCCTGCTCTTTTTCAGGAATTAAATCTATTTTGTTAAATACAGTGATTGCCGGTTTTCCTGAGGCCCCAAGTTCTTCCAGAACTTCATCTACTACCCGCATTTGTTCCTGCCGCATTTTCGAGGAGCTATCTACTACATGCAAAATCAGATCCGCTTCATTCGCTTCCTCTAGGGTGGCACGAAAAACCGCGATCAGATCATGCGGGAGGTTCTGAATAAAACCAACCGTATCCGTTAAGACAATATCCTTTCCGCTTGGCAGTTTCATAGTTCTGGAGGTAGGGTCAAGAGTGGCAAACAATTGGTTTTCCACATATACATCCGCTTGCGTCAATTCACGAAGCAATGTTGATTTTCCCGCATTGGTATATCCTACGAGCGCAACCTGAACCACACCTGATTTTTTACGTCTTGCTCTGTGCAGATTACGGTGTTTGACAACTTCCTGCAATTGGGATTTCAATTCGTTAATTCTTCTGCGGATATGGCGGCGGTCTGTCTCCAGCTTAGATTCGCCCGGCCCCCTTGTTCCGATTCCTCCGCCTAAGCGGGATAAGTTCTTGCCGTGTCCAGACAGGCGGGGAAGCAAATAACTTAGCTGAGCCAGCTCTACCTGAATAATTCCTTCTCTCGTTTTGGCTCTCTGGGCGAAAATATCCAAAATCAGCTGGGTACGGTCAATGATTTTTACATCGAGCAAGGCCTCCAGATTCCGTACCTGTGCCCCGGATAACTCCTGATCAAAGATTGCGGTATTGGCTCCTGTTTCCTCTATGCGATTTTTCAATTCCTCCGCCTTGCCTTTTCCGATGAACCAACGGGAATCGGGAACTTCCCTGGATTGCATCATAGTTTCCAGTACTTCCACCCCTGCGGTCTCGGCCAGTTGAATCAGTTCCTGCAAAGAATATTCCGCTAAAGCTTCATAATGCTTAAAAGTTTGAGTGACCAGACTGACTAAAATAGCCCGATCTTGTTTATTCATTTCAGTTTCGTGCATGGAGGGCTTCAATTCTATTCTCCTTCGTAGGTTCAAATTATCCGTAGACCGATGTTTTCCTGTCAAGACGAATGTCCTCCGGCCGGATCAACATCAGTTCCTGCTTGCTGGGCTGATGGGGAGGCTGATGCTGATGCAGCAGCCTGACGGCCTGATGCCTCATGGATTTCTCGATCGTATTCCGGACATACCTGGCATTGCTGAATGTCATCTCCGAATTCGTTTTTTCCTGGGTAAGGTGCTGCCTCAGCTTCATTTCCGAACCCGGCGATAACGTGTATTCTCTTTCCTTTACCATAACTTCGGCAATTTTCATGAGTTGATCAACCGTATAATCTGGAAAATCTACTTGAATGGGAAACCGGGAGGGCAAGCCCGGGTTTGTCAGTAAAAAATGCTCCATTTCTTCCGAGTATCCAGCTAATATCAATATAAATTGGTTCCGGTAATCTTCCATGCTTTTCACAAGACAGTCAATAGCCTCTTTACCAAAATCCTTTTCTCCCCGCGAGCCAGGGAGTAGGCTTCATCAATAAATAGAATACCACCTAGTGCTTTTTTTACCAACTCTCTAGTTTTTACTGCCGTATGTCCAATATATTCCCCAACAAGGTCAGCTCTTTCCACCTCAATCAGGTGACCTTTGCCGAGTACTCCCATATTTTGAAACAGCTTTGCCATGATGCGTGCTACTGTCGTTTTTCCTGTCCCGGGATTGCCCTTAAATATCATATGATATACCTGGGAGTTGGCCTGCAGACCTGCTTCTGATCTGTATTGCCCGATTTGCAGGAGTGCGTATATTTCATAAGCCAGTTCTTTGACGTTTTCCAGTCCTATCATCTTGTCAAGTTCCTTCATGACTTCGGTAAACGGTCCATGGCCGGGCAGCATCTTCTTACCATTAAATTGACTCTCCCTATCAGCCAATGAGGGCTGCTCCGGGGTTCTCAGCACAACATTGATCTGCCGGGAGCTTCTTGCCAGACTTAAGCTATCTGACGTAGATGTTACACGTCCATTCACCCTATCTCACCTCTTCTCTATACCTTTCCATTATATTGACGAAAAGGGAAAATTATTTGTAGAGAAAAGTTATATAAAAACCCCGTCCGGTGATCCGGAACAGGGCCTTGTTTTCCGCTTTTCGTATTAAGAGGCTAAAGTAAGCAGAGAGATGAAATCGTTCGGCTCAATCTGTCCGAAGTAGGTTTGTACGTCCACCCCCTGCAGGGTATCACGAATCGCTTTTTCTTCATAACGAACCCCTGTAAGCTTGTCCTCCAGCTCCGAGACGTCCTGTACACCAAAGAAGTCTCCAAATATTTTAATATGCTTAATTCGTCCCTGTTCAATATCAAGGCGGACATCAATGGTGCCGGCAGGAAAACGTTTGGAATGTTGCATATTGCTTTTAGGAGACTTTCCATAATTCCATTCCCAATTGTGGTAGCGCTCTTTGGAAATTTGCTGGATTTGCTTCCAGTCCTCGTCCTTCAATTTATACTGGGGGACTTCTTCCGCCGGCATTCCAAAAATAGAACTGAGCAGCGTAAAACGAAACTCTTCGATTGTCATGGGCTCTTTTAAAAATTCGGAGATGTTGGCCACGCGGCTTCTGATAGATTTGATGCCCTTGGACTGGATTTTTCCGGCCTTAACCTTTAGAGCAGACACTACATTCTCCATCTCCGAATGGAATAAAAGGGTACCGTGGCTGAACATTCTCCCTCTGGTCGTAAACTGGGCATTCCCGGAAATTTTACGCTCTCCTACTTGAATATCATTGCGGCCTGATAATTCCGCTTCTACCCCAAGCTTACGGAGGGCTTCAATAACCGGCTCGGTAAACTTTAAAAAATTATGAAACGAATTGCCGTCATCCTTGGTGATAAAACTGAAATTCAGGTTCCCAAGGTCGTGATAGACAGCTCCACCGCCGGACAAACGCCGGACCACATGCAGCTCTTGCTGCTTCACATAATCCATGTTGATCTCTTCAATCGTATTTTGATTCTTTCCAATAATAATCGAAGGTTCATTTATATAAAACAGCAGATAGGTTTGCTCTGTAGATAAATATTTCAGCGCATACTCTTCAATAGCCAAATTGATGCGCGGATCTGTTATTCCTTGATTGTCAATAAACAGCATGGAATGTTCAACCCCTCTATGTATAGTTACCTTTATTGTAATCAAAAAACGGATTCCATACAAAAAAGAAAGGCTTCCAAATCTTTATCTTGTAAAAGGAAAAGGCCAGTACCCTCAATGGAATGCTGACCTTCCTTCTCTAACTGCACTGTTATATTAAGCCGCATTCTCCACTTGTTGAATTCCCATTTGGTAAAGGCCAAAATCTCTCTGATTTTATGATAAGGCATAAACAAATGCGTAGAATCCGTTGTTGAAAGGTATGCAGGTGACAAAGCAATGAAATCTGCGATATCCATAGCCCTTGCCCCATGATATTCATGCGTAATAATGATGCAGGATGTCCATCCTTTCTGCTCCATGATCCGCTTGCTGAACACGAGGTTTTCGTACGTGTTTTTGGCCTGTTTTTCCATCGTTATAGCTTGTTCGGGAATACCCTTCTGTACCAGATAATTTCTCATTCCCTCAGCTTCAGTTATTTGGCTGTCCCCTTCCTTATCCAAACCGCCGCTTACAATAAGATGTTTGAATTTACGCTGATTGTATAAACTTATTGCCTGATCCAGACGTTCAGCTAATCCGGGACTTGCCTGGTTAGTTTCCAGTTTGGCTCCCAATACGATCCCTGTATCCACGCCTTCAGGAAGAGCGGGATAATCCTGCCTTGATAGAAGCCACTGGACATAGAACGTCCAAAGAAGCCCGGCCAGCAGGATCCCAAGGAAAACAGCCTCTAACACTTTCCGTTTCTTCTTGTTTTTTTAAAAAAATTGAATAGCTTTGCTCAGCTCCCTTCTCGTCTCTCCAGGAATTCCACAATATGCGTTATGGCCAAATCTTTCTCTGGTCCCAGACAAAGCTGATGATTCGACTGTTCGTAGGTGTAGATATGGCTTGGGGCCTGAATATGCCGATCGATATAAACGGCGCTATGGGGATGTACAATCGAATCCTGCATGCTTTGGGCTATCAATTATAAAGCGAACCGGACTGACATAGATAACAGCCGCGTTAACTAGCACCAGTCTCCTCACTGGAAAGCGATTTGCCAAATAAGCTGCTACCATCCCACCGAGTGAAAAACCGACGAGATCAAACTGGCTATGTTCACAAGCAAAGCGATTCGTATATGAAGTAACTTCTGATAGCCAGTCCTCCCACGATTCCTTATTACGTTTTACGAGCCTTTCTCCACTCCATGGCATTTCGGGAAGATGGGCCTGGATACCTCGCTCATCCAGAAGCTCCGAAAGAGGCTCAAGCTCAAAGGTACCTCCTGTAAAACCATGGATTAGTAATGCCGGAGGCTGCTCCATTCCCGACTCCCCCTGACAATCAGTTATGAAACAGGGAAAACTCCACTGCTTTAGGATTCTGTTATGGTTACAGATTTAATGATAACGTCTTCTGTAGGCATACTTGGCGACGAATCATTAGAATTTGGATTCTGTTTTACCGGGGTATCAGCAATAGCATTGACAACATCCATCCCATCCTTGACTCGACCAAAAATCGTATAGTTTGGAACTTTATTCAATCCTTTAGCTTGTTCACCGGTACAAATGAAAAACTGGCTTCCGTTCGTGTTAGGTCCACGATTAGCCATGGCTACTATACCGGGCTCATAGGTATGGGCCGTGTTGAGTTCATCTTCAAAGGTATAGCCCGGGCCGCCAGTTCCTGTCCCTGAAGGGTCCCCCGTTTGAATCATGAATGGTTTAATGATCCTATGGAACTTCACATTATTGTAGAATCCTTCTTTCGCCAGAAAGACAAAATTGTTCACTGTCTTAGGGGCATCCTTGGAAAACAGCTCTATGGCAAAATCCCCTTTGCCAGTTTCTATTTTGGCTGTGTACGTTTTATTCGTATCAATAGCCATTTCCGGTGGTTTAGACCAAGTTTTTCCGGAAGAAGGGGTAGCCTCGCCTGCTCCTTTTTCGTCTTTCTTCCCTGTATTACAGGCACTGAGTATTAAAATCACGGTTAGGGCAAGCAAAAAATAATGAAACAT
This Paenibacillus larvae subsp. larvae DNA region includes the following protein-coding sequences:
- the glnA gene encoding type I glutamate--ammonia ligase, whose protein sequence is MANFTKEDILRIAKEENVRFIRLQFTDLLGTIKNVEIPVSQLPKALDNKMMFDGSSIEGYVRIEESDMYLYPDLNTWVVFPWVTENKVARLICDIYMPDGSPFMGDPRQILKRALQEAEEMGFTDMNVGPEPEFFLFKTDDNGRPTMELNDQGGYFDLAPTDLGENCRREIVLTLEEMGFEIEASHHEVAPGQHEIDFKYADAVKAADQIQTFKLVVKTIARQHGLHATFMPKPIFGVNGSGMHCNQSLFRGKENAFFKEDDQLGLSEVGKQYMAGILKHARGFAAITNPTVNSFKRLVPGYEAPCYVAWSDSNRSPMIRIPASRGLSTRVEVRNPDPAANPYLALAAMLKAGLDGIKKKLPLPAPTDRNIYVMTEEEREDQGIPSLPLDLRQALDELIKDEVICEALGEHALTHFIELKEIEWDMYRTQVHQWERDQYMTLY
- a CDS encoding MerR family transcriptional regulator, with protein sequence MSDDIRRNMALFPIGIVMKLTDLTARQIRYYEQHELVIPARTSGNQRLYSFNDVERLLEIKDLIEKGVNIAGIKQVLLPVSKDSEEATYLNEASETKRKELTDSQLRQLLKQQIVGARRPGQVSLIQGELSRFYH
- the hflX gene encoding GTPase HflX; translated protein: MKPSMHETEMNKQDRAILVSLVTQTFKHYEALAEYSLQELIQLAETAGVEVLETMMQSREVPDSRWFIGKGKAEELKNRIEETGANTAIFDQELSGAQVRNLEALLDVKIIDRTQLILDIFAQRAKTREGIIQVELAQLSYLLPRLSGHGKNLSRLGGGIGTRGPGESKLETDRRHIRRRINELKSQLQEVVKHRNLHRARRKKSGVVQVALVGYTNAGKSTLLRELTQADVYVENQLFATLDPTSRTMKLPSGKDIVLTDTVGFIQNLPHDLIAVFRATLEEANEADLILHVVDSSSKMRQEQMRVVDEVLEELGASGKPAITVFNKIDLIPEKEQDMLTSPGKFLRLSAYQESDLERLKQTIQDYVMGDSKEFLIPSTEGGIISLLYRIGDVEEEGMEANSMKFRIHIQEEEYQKVRHRLEQYELKQ
- a CDS encoding lipoate--protein ligase — encoded protein: MLFIDNQGITDPRINLAIEEYALKYLSTEQTYLLFYINEPSIIIGKNQNTIEEINMDYVKQQELHVVRRLSGGGAVYHDLGNLNFSFITKDDGNSFHNFLKFTEPVIEALRKLGVEAELSGRNDIQVGERKISGNAQFTTRGRMFSHGTLLFHSEMENVVSALKVKAGKIQSKGIKSIRSRVANISEFLKEPMTIEEFRFTLLSSIFGMPAEEVPQYKLKDEDWKQIQQISKERYHNWEWNYGKSPKSNMQHSKRFPAGTIDVRLDIEQGRIKHIKIFGDFFGVQDVSELEDKLTGVRYEEKAIRDTLQGVDVQTYFGQIEPNDFISLLTLAS
- a CDS encoding YdcF family protein, whose translation is MLEAVFLGILLAGLLWTFYVQWLLSRQDYPALPEGVDTGIVLGAKLETNQASPGLAERLDQAISLYNQRKFKHLIVSGGLDKEGDSQITEAEGMRNYLVQKGIPEQAITMEKQAKNTYENLVFSKRIMEQKGWTSCIIITHEYHGARAMDIADFIALSPAYLSTTDSTHLFMPYHKIREILAFTKWEFNKWRMRLNITVQLEKEGQHSIEGTGLFLLQDKDLEAFLFCMESVF
- a CDS encoding alpha/beta hydrolase — translated: MEQPPALLIHGFTGGTFELEPLSELLDERGIQAHLPEMPWSGERLVKRNKESWEDWLSEVTSYTNRFACEHSQFDLVGFSLGGMVAAYLANRFPVRRLVLVNAAVIYVSPVRFIIDSPKHAGFDCTSP
- a CDS encoding peptidylprolyl isomerase, which gives rise to MFHYFLLALTVILILSACNTGKKDEKGAGEATPSSGKTWSKPPEMAIDTNKTYTAKIETGKGDFAIELFSKDAPKTVNNFVFLAKEGFYNNVKFHRIIKPFMIQTGDPSGTGTGGPGYTFEDELNTAHTYEPGIVAMANRGPNTNGSQFFICTGEQAKGLNKVPNYTIFGRVKDGMDVVNAIADTPVKQNPNSNDSSPSMPTEDVIIKSVTITES